In one Maniola jurtina chromosome 13, ilManJurt1.1, whole genome shotgun sequence genomic region, the following are encoded:
- the LOC123871439 gene encoding vanin-like protein 2 isoform X3 gives MARHSLCILLCLFGFSSQKSTFDDTSYVAAVVEYEVRANSSLNLQNYVQLIRDAAKENADIVVFPEMTLTVRDHVVVPINGLLKDYPVPALQPNLYDEVLVSISSAAKENQIYVVVNVEEIVDCTSGDVAGESCPEQKVYLYNTNVVLDRGGAVIDRYRKINLFGESTRKPGSLSDLGIFETDFGVKFGHFICFDLMFQVPAIQIVQKYNITDIVFSTMWFSELPYLTAVQIQEAYAFSMNVNFLGAGANNVRVGSAGSGIYSGKAGALVSIIPGVSTTKLLVARVPKVPGQVNETVPGPIYNSPTEQDNLYLLTDPSLVSHTTRLLTPGNQQFILTDNDVSCYFRVRLSERSGSNTYRYRAGAFSGVRTYSGFTTGGIRVCSVFACTNDTLQSCGQR, from the exons ATGGCGCGTCATAGTTTGTGTATATTGTTGTGTTTATTTGGATTTTCATCACAG AAATCTACCTTTGACGATACCAGTTACGTGGCAGCTGTAGTAGAATACGAGGTGCGAGCGAACTCAAGCCTTAATTTGCAAAACTATGTTCAATTGATACGAGATGCTGCTAAAGAG AATGCCGACATCGTCGTGTTTCCCGAGATGACACTCACAGTACGTGATCACGTTGTGGTACCTATCAATGGATTGCTGAAGGACTACCCCGTACCAGCTTTGCAACCAAACCTTTATGACGAG gttcTAGTCTCAATATCGTCAGCAGCGAAGGAAAATCAAATCTATGTGGTGGTTAATGTGGAAGAGATAGTGGATTGCACCAGCGGAGACGTCGCTGGCGAGAGCTGCCCAGAACAAAAAGTTTATCTCTACAACACAAATGTTGTATTGGATAGGGGCGGCGCGGTTATTGACAG GTACcgtaaaataaacttatttggTGAATCCACGCGAAAGCCAGGCTCTCTGTCGGATTTAGGAATATTTGAGACTGATTTCGGCGTAAAGTTCGGTCACTTTATCTGCTTCGACCTGATGTTCCAAGTGCCAGCAATCCAAATAGTTCAGAAGTATAATATTACTGATATTGTCTTTTCAACTATGTGGTTCTCAGAATTGCCGTATTTGACCG CTGTTCAGATTCAAGAGGCTTATGCATTTTCAATGAACGTGAATTTCTTAGGAGCCGGAGCTAACAACGTTCGAGTTGGAAGTGCAG gTTCAGGAATTTACTCTGGTAAAGCTGGTGCACTAGTAAGCATAATACCAGGCGTTTCTACAACTAAATTGCTCGTTGCCAGGGTACCTAAGGTACCTGGACAG GTAAACGAAACAGTCCCGGGACCTATATATAACAGTCCCACAGAGCAAGACAACCTGTACCTCCTAACTGACCCATCACTGGTTTCTCATACAACCAGATTGTTGACGCCAGGAAATCAACAGTTTATTCTCACCGACAACGATGTATCATGCTACTTCCGAGTACGACTGAGTGAGAGAAGCGGAAGCAAT ACTTACAGGTACAGAGCTGGAGCGTTCAGTGGTGTGCGGACATATAGCGGGTTCACAACAGGTGGCATAAGGGTTTGCTCCGTGTTTGCCTGCACGAACGATACTCTCCAATCTTGTGGTCAAAGGTAG
- the LOC123871439 gene encoding vanin-like protein 2 isoform X2 — MARHSLCILLCLFGFSSQKSTFDDTSYVAAVVEYEVRANSSLNLQNYVQLIRDAAKENADIVVFPEMTLTVRDHVVVPINGLLKDYPVPALQPNLYDEVLVSISSAAKENQIYVVVNVEEIVDCTSGDVAGESCPEQKVYLYNTNVVLDRGGAVIDRYRKINLFGESTRKPGSLSDLGIFETDFGVKFGHFICFDLMFQVPAIQIVQKYNITDIVFSTMWFSELPYLTAVQIQEAYAFSMNVNFLGAGANNVRVGSAGSGIYSGKAGALVSIIPGVSTTKLLVARVPKVPGQVNETVPGPIYNSPTEQDNLYLLTDPSLVSHTTRLLTPGNQQFILTDNDVSCYFRVRLSERSGSNAPFYRAFAHDGVNVYVKRDAGTVGCLLAACKTEDVKSCVYRSDEDVVEIQELQIKMAYHRHYNTTLKCNDIEFFPISLRNNMFPLNPANFTYKEDPLETKDYEKNSNENDGPVEITNKIKSPQTEIISFGIWGRVFNRDGKILKDFSKEDIEKYIEIENIIYNPEKDRSSLIDDEL, encoded by the exons ATGGCGCGTCATAGTTTGTGTATATTGTTGTGTTTATTTGGATTTTCATCACAG AAATCTACCTTTGACGATACCAGTTACGTGGCAGCTGTAGTAGAATACGAGGTGCGAGCGAACTCAAGCCTTAATTTGCAAAACTATGTTCAATTGATACGAGATGCTGCTAAAGAG AATGCCGACATCGTCGTGTTTCCCGAGATGACACTCACAGTACGTGATCACGTTGTGGTACCTATCAATGGATTGCTGAAGGACTACCCCGTACCAGCTTTGCAACCAAACCTTTATGACGAG gttcTAGTCTCAATATCGTCAGCAGCGAAGGAAAATCAAATCTATGTGGTGGTTAATGTGGAAGAGATAGTGGATTGCACCAGCGGAGACGTCGCTGGCGAGAGCTGCCCAGAACAAAAAGTTTATCTCTACAACACAAATGTTGTATTGGATAGGGGCGGCGCGGTTATTGACAG GTACcgtaaaataaacttatttggTGAATCCACGCGAAAGCCAGGCTCTCTGTCGGATTTAGGAATATTTGAGACTGATTTCGGCGTAAAGTTCGGTCACTTTATCTGCTTCGACCTGATGTTCCAAGTGCCAGCAATCCAAATAGTTCAGAAGTATAATATTACTGATATTGTCTTTTCAACTATGTGGTTCTCAGAATTGCCGTATTTGACCG CTGTTCAGATTCAAGAGGCTTATGCATTTTCAATGAACGTGAATTTCTTAGGAGCCGGAGCTAACAACGTTCGAGTTGGAAGTGCAG gTTCAGGAATTTACTCTGGTAAAGCTGGTGCACTAGTAAGCATAATACCAGGCGTTTCTACAACTAAATTGCTCGTTGCCAGGGTACCTAAGGTACCTGGACAG GTAAACGAAACAGTCCCGGGACCTATATATAACAGTCCCACAGAGCAAGACAACCTGTACCTCCTAACTGACCCATCACTGGTTTCTCATACAACCAGATTGTTGACGCCAGGAAATCAACAGTTTATTCTCACCGACAACGATGTATCATGCTACTTCCGAGTACGACTGAGTGAGAGAAGCGGAAGCAAT gCACCCTTTTATAGAGCTTTCGCCCACGATGGTGTCAACGTATACGTTAAACGCGATGCAGGCACTGTGGGCTGTCTGCTAGCTGCTTGTAAGACAGAAGATGTTAAGAGTTGTGTTTATAG GTCCGATGAAGATGTCGTAGAAATTCAagaactccaaataaaaatggCATATCACCGGCATTACAATACTACATTAAAATGCAATGATATTGAATTTTTCCCGATATCTCTAAGAAATAATATGTTTCCACTTAATCCTGCGAATTTCACTTACAAGGAAGATCCATTAGAAACAAAGGattatgaaaaaaattcaaatgaaaacgaCGGACCCGTAGAAATAACGAATAAAATCAAGTCACCCCAAACTGAGATTATTTCGTTTGGAATATGGGGTAGAGTGTTTAATAGAGACGGAAAAATACTGAAGGACTTTTCTAAAGAAGACATCGAGAAAtacattgaaattgaaaatattatatacaatcCTGAAAAGGACAGGAGTTCTCTGATAGATGACGAATTATAA
- the LOC123871437 gene encoding vanin-like protein 1: MKSFYLFLSLSLFGFSAQKSTPDDTNYVGAVVEYLENANSTINLKNYVQLIQDAAVQNADIIVFPELTLTLSHPVVVPLNGTLKDYPIPALAPTLYDKLLVSISSAAMENEIYVVINLEELLDCTSGDVAGENCPEPRVYIFNTNVVFDRTGAVINRYRKINLFGESTRTRAVSPDLGIFETDFGVTFGHFISFDLLFQVPAIQMVQKHNITDIIFPVKWYSEMPYLSAVSIQEAYAFTMNVNFLAAGANDVGMGRAGSGIYSGKSGALVSIMTGIPTTRLLVASVPKVPGRVVGAVQGPLYNEPSDQDSLHLTIDQSLLLHTTRLLAPGTQHDFTLINKDVICIFHVKFSEGNAVQKYRYRAAAFSGVRTYDRIVSGGSRICSVFACTNDTIESCGQR, from the exons atgaagagtttttatttgtttttaagtttGAGTCTATTTGGATTTTCAGCACAg AAATCCACGCCTGATGATACAAACTATGTGGGAGCTGTGGTCGAATACCTGGAGAATGCAAACTCGACCATCAATTTGAAAAATTATGTTCAATTAATACAAGATGCTGCTGTACAG AATGCCGATATCATCGTGTTTCCTGAGTTAACACTGACATTATCACACCCTGTTGTAGTTCCTCTCAACGGCACGCTAAAAGACTACCCGATACCAGCTCTCGCACCAACACTTTACGATAAG TTACTGGTGTCCATATCATCAGCGGCAATGGAGAATGAAATATATGTAGTGATTAATCTGGAAGAGTTGTTGGATTGTACCAGCGGGGATGTTGCCGGGGAAAACTGCCCGGAACCAagggtttatatttttaacaccAATGTAGTATTTGACCGAACAGGCGCAGTTATCAATAG gtATCGCAAAATTAATTTGTTTGGAGAATCCACACGGACTCGGGCCGTTTCGCCGGACTTAGGAATATTTGAAACTGACTTTGGTGTTACCTTTGGTCACTTTATCTCTTTCGACCTATTGTTTCAagttccagcaattcaaatggTTCAGAAGCACAATATCACTGATATCATCTTCCCTGTTAAGTGGTATTCCGAGATGCCGTATTTATCTG CCGTATCAATCCAGGAGGCATATGCCTTTACTATGAACGTTAATTTCTTGGCGGCTGGAGCAAATGACGTTGGAATGGGAAGGGCAG GTTCTGGCATTTACTCTGGCAAATCTGGAGCATTAGTTAGCATAATGACTGGCATTCCTACTACTAGGCTACTTGTTGCCAGTGTACCTAAAGTTCCTGGACGG gTTGTTGGTGCCGTTCAGGGCCCTCTATATAACGAGCCTTCAGACCAAGACAGTCTTCACCTGACAATTGACCAGTCATTGTTACTCCATACAACAAGGTTATTGGCTCCGGGAACTCAGCATGACTTTACGCTTATAAACAAGGACGTCATTTGTATCTTTCATGTGAAGTTTAGTGAGGGAAACGCAGTTCAG AAATATAGATATAGAGCTGCGGCATTCAGTGGCGTGCGAACGTATGACCGGATAGTTTCCGGTGGATCAAGGATCTGCTCCGTATTTGCTTGCACCAATGATACAATAGAATCTTGTGGCCAAAGGTAA
- the LOC123871439 gene encoding vanin-like protein 2 isoform X1, giving the protein MARHSLCILLCLFGFSSQKSTFDDTSYVAAVVEYEVRANSSLNLQNYVQLIRDAAKENADIVVFPEMTLTVRDHVVVPINGLLKDYPVPALQPNLYDEVLVSISSAAKENQIYVVVNVEEIVDCTSGDVAGESCPEQKVYLYNTNVVLDRGGAVIDRYRKINLFGESTRKPGSLSDLGIFETDFGVKFGHFICFDLMFQVPAIQIVQKYNITDIVFSTMWFSELPYLTAVQIQEAYAFSMNVNFLGAGANNVRVGSAGSGIYSGKAGALVSIIPGVSTTKLLVARVPKVPGQVNETVPGPIYNSPTEQDNLYLLTDPSLVSHTTRLLTPGNQQFILTDNDVSCYFRVRLSERSGSNTYRYRAGAFSGVRTYSGFTTGGIRVCSVFACTNDTLQSCGQRFPQYSPNSTAVFETLVINAGVPIPETDEALSAKKTVYFPVTLDTSLMPLRPDFYNFEERQILNALTVCSFNLRISVADLYSFAVFGREYTTDEEETTDNNGNTTPAPEDPDSDSSGVHRLHLLVLLFCTLALLRL; this is encoded by the exons ATGGCGCGTCATAGTTTGTGTATATTGTTGTGTTTATTTGGATTTTCATCACAG AAATCTACCTTTGACGATACCAGTTACGTGGCAGCTGTAGTAGAATACGAGGTGCGAGCGAACTCAAGCCTTAATTTGCAAAACTATGTTCAATTGATACGAGATGCTGCTAAAGAG AATGCCGACATCGTCGTGTTTCCCGAGATGACACTCACAGTACGTGATCACGTTGTGGTACCTATCAATGGATTGCTGAAGGACTACCCCGTACCAGCTTTGCAACCAAACCTTTATGACGAG gttcTAGTCTCAATATCGTCAGCAGCGAAGGAAAATCAAATCTATGTGGTGGTTAATGTGGAAGAGATAGTGGATTGCACCAGCGGAGACGTCGCTGGCGAGAGCTGCCCAGAACAAAAAGTTTATCTCTACAACACAAATGTTGTATTGGATAGGGGCGGCGCGGTTATTGACAG GTACcgtaaaataaacttatttggTGAATCCACGCGAAAGCCAGGCTCTCTGTCGGATTTAGGAATATTTGAGACTGATTTCGGCGTAAAGTTCGGTCACTTTATCTGCTTCGACCTGATGTTCCAAGTGCCAGCAATCCAAATAGTTCAGAAGTATAATATTACTGATATTGTCTTTTCAACTATGTGGTTCTCAGAATTGCCGTATTTGACCG CTGTTCAGATTCAAGAGGCTTATGCATTTTCAATGAACGTGAATTTCTTAGGAGCCGGAGCTAACAACGTTCGAGTTGGAAGTGCAG gTTCAGGAATTTACTCTGGTAAAGCTGGTGCACTAGTAAGCATAATACCAGGCGTTTCTACAACTAAATTGCTCGTTGCCAGGGTACCTAAGGTACCTGGACAG GTAAACGAAACAGTCCCGGGACCTATATATAACAGTCCCACAGAGCAAGACAACCTGTACCTCCTAACTGACCCATCACTGGTTTCTCATACAACCAGATTGTTGACGCCAGGAAATCAACAGTTTATTCTCACCGACAACGATGTATCATGCTACTTCCGAGTACGACTGAGTGAGAGAAGCGGAAGCAAT ACTTACAGGTACAGAGCTGGAGCGTTCAGTGGTGTGCGGACATATAGCGGGTTCACAACAGGTGGCATAAGGGTTTGCTCCGTGTTTGCCTGCACGAACGATACTCTCCAATCTTGTGGTCAAAG attCCCTCAATATTCGCCGAACTCCACGGCTGTTTTTGAAACTTTGGTCATCAACGCAGGCGTGCCCATCCCGGAGACAGACGAGGCTCTGTCAGCAAAGAAGACAGTATATTTTCCTGTCACTTTAGACACAAGCCTTATGCCTTTGAGACCTGACTTCTATAATTTTGAAGAGCGACAAATCCTTAATGCCTTAACAGTTTGCTCATTTAATTTGAGGATTTCGGTCGCTGATTTGTACAGTTTTGCAGTTTTTGGCAGAGAATATACGACAGACGAGGAAGAAACTACTGATAACAACGGAAATACGACTCCGGCTCCCGAAGATCCTGATTCTGATTCGTCCGGTGTGCATCGACTCCATTTATTAGTATTACTCTTTTGTACTCTAGCTCTTTTAAGACTGTAA